A section of the Oncorhynchus keta strain PuntledgeMale-10-30-2019 chromosome 15, Oket_V2, whole genome shotgun sequence genome encodes:
- the LOC118394657 gene encoding von Willebrand factor C domain-containing protein 2-like: MVSNQHYSMGVMHSALSILFCVQFGLSFSVAGHENTCDANGSVYYVGEWYFLESDHCTQCECTTEGSSCARTECTSLPAACIHVSHYPTDCCPRCEKIGCEYRGVVYELGQNFQPNECEQCTCDSDGIARCLVADCAPPPCINPIYTKGKCCPECPEGPNCYVDSTRSQVIPGHEPLWVDSCTKCRCHDSGDAGYWEGNRLATCSRVRNCTPGETSQKN; encoded by the exons ATGGTTTCAAATCAGCACTATTCGATGGGGGTTATGCATTCCGCGTTGTCTATACTGTTCTGTGTCCAGTTcggtctgtctttctctgtggcTGGACATGAGAACACCTGTGATGCGAACGGCAGCGTCTACTATGTGGGAGAATGGTACTTTCTAGAATCGGACCACTGCACGCAGTGTGAATGCACCACAGAGGGGTCGTCTTGTGCACGGACGGAGTGTACCTCTTTGCCGGCCGCTTGCATCCATGTCAGCCACTATCCCACTGACTGCTGTCCAAGATGTGAGAAAATAGGCTGCGAGTACCGGGGAGTGGTGTACGAACTGGGACAAAACTTCCAG CCCAACGAGTGCGAGCAGTGTACCTGTGACAGTGATGGCATCGCCCGCTGCCTGGTGGCAGACTGTGCTCCCCCGCCCTGCATCAACCCTATCTACACCAAAGGGAAGTGCTGCCCAGAGTGTCCAGAGG GGCCCAACTGCTATGTGGATTCAACCCGGAGCCAGGTGATTCCAGGACATGAACCACTGTGGGTGGACTCCTGCACCAAGTGCCGCTGTCACGACTCAGGTGACGCTGGCTACTGGGAGGGCAACCGCTTGGCCACCTGTTCCCGCGTACGCAACTGCACCCCTGGAGAGACTAGCCAGAAAAACTGA